The Mus caroli chromosome 15, CAROLI_EIJ_v1.1, whole genome shotgun sequence DNA segment AGTCTAATTAAGGGAGTTTTAGATCAAAAACTAGCTATCACTTCCTGAGTGTCTCATGTAGCCACTCGGGCTCCCAGGAGTTTCCTGAGGTAGGTTAGTACGGTCACGTGAATGCCTCACTATGACATGACTTGAGTCCAGTGAGATCTCATTAGGATTAATATTTCAGGGATCCttaatattttgatttgttttccgagattggattttattttatctgatattTCAGTTCATCTAAATCTTGTGTTCTGTACATGTGATGTTTGACTGTACCATCGACTGTTATGGAAGTTCAGCGTTGTATGTCTCTCTACACTGTGGTGCACTTAACTTGTGGATTTTTTATACTAAAAATGTAGAATAAAGACTATTTTGAAGATTTGAATAAAGTGATGAAGTTGCATTACACCTCACTCCAGCATTCTTTACTTAGCATGTGCTCAGATGGCTTCCTTTATATGGCAGGTCTTTAACATCCGACCCAGAAACCAGCTAGTGCTCCCATTGCTGTTTCTTTAATATGTCTTTGAAGTAAATGTAGGTGTGTCAGGCTAGGCTTGACTGCTCTCCTGGGTCCACTAGAGATGATCCTGGACTCATAACTGTAATCCGGTACTCacggggcagaggcaggcagatctgtgagttagaggccagcctagtctacagagctagtacccagagaagccctgtctcaagggtaaaaaaaagaaaagagctttaCAGATAGGATTGAATGCCAGGTCTTTCTTGGCTCCATCTATATTATACACAGAGATCTAGGTGATTGTGGCCCTTGCCAGAATTGAGAACAAACCCACTTATTTCTCATGTGTTTCCAGTGATGCTTGTCTGGGACAAACCTCCTGGGTTGTCCTCATTTCCAACTCCTGAATAGTTTTGAGAACTGTAGAACTTCCATTAAGTCCTTACTAAGACAACACATGCAGATGACTTAAGCAAGAGAAAATGCTGTAAAAAGCTTGAGAAATTTAGttcttgaaaatgaaaatctgaTTTTCATAAGTTTAATTAGGATAAAAACAGAAGTTTGAGGCTGATTGGGGAACAGTGGGGCTCAGATCAAACAAAGGCAGTAACATTCTCAGACTCCTATCCCCTCCCTGGTCTGACCCCTTCCTGTGGCGTCCTGCCTCCAGAAAGACTGGATAGCTACACTGACTGGGGCTATTGCTCGTCAACTAGGGAGGGGATAAAGTGGACCAGCATGTGACCTCACTTCCAACTCAGGCATGGCCCCCTCTTTGTTGGTCGGTTTCGAGCACTGTCCTTATCAAGGCCCAGCATCATGAACAGCTCTCTCCGTGTCTCCGGTGTTGGGGGCCGTGTCCTGGGAGGTGAGTGGATGTGCCTGTATCACCCAACGCCACTCCCTGGCTTTAGAGCAAACATTCCCTAACTACAGAGGCAGCCTGGGAAACATTAGATGAAgtactcttccttctctctgcccttgGCTGAGTCAGTCTCCATCTGGAGGATGGCGCTGGGCTCCCCTTCTGCAGGCTCATAGGTGACGTAGCTGCCTTTGTTCTTGTACAAGTGAAAGAAGATCAAGGTCACCACCGAGAGCAGGGTAAGGAACACCACGGTGATAACAacttgggggagagagagagagaggttttagTACTACAAGGGGCCCTCTGAATTAGGTCATTACTTCCTAGTGGGGCGCCCCTCGAACACAGCTTGTCCAGGGCACAGCATCCAGAGGTTCTTGGTACTTGGCTATAGACATGCTGTTTTGATTTCTGACAAAATTCAACTTCCTCCCAAACCAGTTTCTGATGATCTTGCTAGAAACCAGGAGGGAAATAAATAGCTCATGCCAACAGGAAGGGTGTTTTAAATACATAGCTTCCTATGAGAGCTGCTCTGGTTCTCCCCACTCGCTCTTCCTCACCCACTCGACAAGCCACATAGACCCTCCTCCCAACCCACATACCCCAGCTGAGCAGCCACATAACCAGTGCCTGTGCATGGTCACTCCCAGCCAGTCACTTATGGTCATGCCTCTGGGTCTTTCACAGCTATGCATGTGCCAGACC contains these protein-coding regions:
- the Smagp gene encoding small cell adhesion glycoprotein isoform X1 is translated as MNNLPATPSPEAAAYKGSDFSTSSLTELMTTPVFQAPETLSPQAEEASTALIAVVITVVFLTLLSVVTLIFFHLYKNKGSYVTYEPAEGEPSAILQMETDSAKGREKEEYFI
- the Smagp gene encoding small cell adhesion glycoprotein isoform X2, whose translation is MNNLPATPSPEELMTTPVFQAPETLSPQAEEASTALIAVVITVVFLTLLSVVTLIFFHLYKNKGSYVTYEPAEGEPSAILQMETDSAKGREKEEYFI